The genomic stretch GAGTGGTTATAGATGGCAATCTAAAGCTCAATTTAATCGCTAACAGACGTCAGGCATCTGTAACGATACCCCTCAGTGGCGATAGGGATAGGGATAAAAAAATAGCGGAGAATGGTCTGGAGTATTTAAGGACAGAAATAGAAAATGCACCGGAGGATGAATACATTGTATATCCCCGAGAAAATCCCTCATCAAAAGAAGTATACCAAGGGAATGTATTGGGAGAAGACGATGTATTTGAAAAAATATTAAAACCAGTGGAAGATGTGGATTTTACTGGGCTGTATGCCGGGGGAAATATGGCAAGAGGATACGCCAATTCTCTAGGTCAGACCAACTGGTTTTCCACAGATTCCTTCTTTGTAGACTATTCCCTGATAGATGAAAACCAAAAAGCAATAAAAGGCACTTTTTCTGGGAGAAACTGGGTGACTGAGGAGTATGAAAAGCAGATAAACTCAAAAAGGAAACAACTGGAAAAATTAAAACTTCCCCAAAGGGAAATAAAACCAGGACGTTATCGTGTATACTTAGAACCGGCGGCGGTGGCAGAATTGTTGGAAATGTTCTCCTGGGGGGCAATATCAGAAGCCTCTTTGCAACAGGGAGGCAGTGCTTTAGCTAGGTTGCGCCAAGGAAAAACACTTTCTCCCTTGTTCAATCTGAAGGAAAATTTTACCAGGGGAGATGTGCCCCGCTTCAATGAATTTGGTGAGATTTCTCCCCAAGAATTGCCCCTAATTATACAGGGAAGATTGGTTAACACTCTTGTTAATGGTCGCACTGCTTTGGAGTACAATTTAGTGTCCAATGGTGCTAATAGTAGTGAAAGTTTAAGGGCTCCAGAAATCGCACCGGGGAATTTGACTGAGGAGGAAATTCTGAAAAGTTTAGACACAGGATTATATATCTCGAATCTACACTATCTTAACTGGAGTGATAGACAAGAAGGCAAAATTACCGGCATGACCCGTTATGGGTGTTTTTGGGTAGAAAAAGGAGAAATTGTAGCCACCATTAAGAATTTACGTTTTGACGAATCATTGTATTTGTTTTTCGGAGAAAATCTCATGGCACTTACCAATTTTAGTCAGTTCATACCCAACACTAGCACCTATGAATCTCGCAGTTTGGGGGGAAAGATTGTACCCGGGGCACTGATAGAAGATTTTACATTTACTCTATAGATAGGGGGAGTAGTAGGATGATAGGGAAATTAATTCCTCCGTAACCGACGGGAGAATATGTATTTGTGGCAAATTTGAACTTGTATGCCTCCGCCCTCTGTGAGGAGTTGGCCACCCAGTTACCAAGGGGAAGACAGTTAAAAATCCTAGATATTCACCCCAATGAGAAAGTGGCAAGAGTCTGTAGGGTAGAGGGCAAATATGGAGCTTGGTTACCCCTAATGTACACCTATTAAAGCCGGCAGAAAAACCCTATCAGCCTGTTTTGATTTCTAGGGCAACCATTGAAATCCTCATCCC from Geminocystis sp. M7585_C2015_104 encodes the following:
- a CDS encoding TldD/PmbA family protein, translated to MSEHFSWESCFYSLADAIFFQLKNGEILTISFWGERTHFIRFNNSKIRQNGVVIDGNLKLNLIANRRQASVTIPLSGDRDRDKKIAENGLEYLRTEIENAPEDEYIVYPRENPSSKEVYQGNVLGEDDVFEKILKPVEDVDFTGLYAGGNMARGYANSLGQTNWFSTDSFFVDYSLIDENQKAIKGTFSGRNWVTEEYEKQINSKRKQLEKLKLPQREIKPGRYRVYLEPAAVAELLEMFSWGAISEASLQQGGSALARLRQGKTLSPLFNLKENFTRGDVPRFNEFGEISPQELPLIIQGRLVNTLVNGRTALEYNLVSNGANSSESLRAPEIAPGNLTEEEILKSLDTGLYISNLHYLNWSDRQEGKITGMTRYGCFWVEKGEIVATIKNLRFDESLYLFFGENLMALTNFSQFIPNTSTYESRSLGGKIVPGALIEDFTFTL